One region of Salvia miltiorrhiza cultivar Shanhuang (shh) chromosome 3, IMPLAD_Smil_shh, whole genome shotgun sequence genomic DNA includes:
- the LOC131015698 gene encoding dynamin-related protein 4C-like, which yields MPFAAREEMSSSTVVESVPKLNLLKISKHHRQQAEEDDQESSPATAHDAPIVSPYNARIRPLLDTVDKLRHLKIMQEGIQLPTIVVVGDQSSGKSSVLESLAGIRLPRGDGICTRVPLIMRLKNHPSPEPQLSLEFNGKTVQTDEANVVDEIMYTTQEIAGKGKGISNTPLTLVVKKKGVPDLTMIDLPGITRVPVKGQPEDISEQISNIIMKYITPEESIILNVLSAGVDFPTCESIRMSQKVDKTGERTLAVVTKADKSPEGLLEKIVADDVNIGLGYVCVRNRIGDETYEEARDEEANLFDNNPLLSRIDKSIVGIPALAERLTTIQANIIVKCLPEIVRKINEKLSANVEELNKMPKHLSSIAEAMTSFMNILGSARESLRKILLQGEFDEFSSNDDMHATARLAEMLNKYSDELRSAKSGNDSEENFLVDEIRALEESRSVGLPNFIPKSAFRTLLSRKVKEISSTPFDCAEKIWSYIQTVVVAVLLQHCDNYPQLISCTRRAAQNLISRKKQQSVDWISDLVEMEKLTDYTCNPEYTASWNKLMAEQGGFMERIRGNFFPLASISRYGEVKIAHLRGLNSDVVQAAYDLKMRMAAYWDVVTRRMVDNMVLHLLFSVQKLVNREMQKEIIDELMGPQGNGLERMLEELPSVSEKRKKLHSSIGLLKQSKDIVAGIMDRISVDFD from the coding sequence ATGCCTTTTGCTGCTAGAGAAGAAATGTCATCATCTACAGTGGTAGAGTCCGTGCCTAAGCTGAATCTCCTCAAAATATCCAAACACCATCGCCAACAAGCTGAAGAAGACGACCAAGAATCATCTCCGGCGACGGCTCATGACGCCCCCATCGTTTCCCCCTACAACGCCCGGATCCGGCCGCTGCTGGACACCGTAGACAAGCTGCGCCACCTCAAGATCATGCAGGAAGGCATCCAGCTCCCCACCATCGTCGTCGTCGGCGACCAGTCCTCCGGCAAATCCAGCGTCCTCGAGTCCCTCGCCGGCATCCGCCTCCCCCGCGGCGACGGTATCTGCACCAGAGTCCCTCTCATCATGAGGCTCAAGAATCACCCGAGCCCCGAGCCCCAGCTCTCCCTCGAATTCAACGGCAAAACCGTTCAAACCGACGAAGCCAACGTCGTCGACGAGATCATGTACACCACTCAGGAAATCGCCGGCAAAGGGAAGGGGATCTCCAACACCCCCTTGACTCTCGTCGTCAAGAAGAAAGGCGTCCCCGACCTCACCATGATCGATCTCCCAGGAATCACTAGGGTTCCGGTCAAGGGCCAGCCGGAGGATATCTCCGAACAGATCTCCAACATCATAATGAAGTACATTACGCCGGAGGAGAGCATAATTTTAAACGTTCTATCCGCCGGCGTCGATTTCCCGACGTGTGAGTCGATTCGGATGTCGCAAAAAGTGGACAAAACAGGGGAGAGGACTCTCGCCGTTGTCACGAAAGCTGATAAGTCGCCGGAGGGGCTGCTCGAGAAGATCGTCGCAGATGATGTCAACATCGGCCTCGGCTACGTCTGCGTCAGAAACCGCATTGGCGACGAAACTTATGAAGAAGCTCGGGATGAAGAAGCCAACCTCTTCGACAATAATCCCCTGCTTTCGAGGATTGATAAGTCCATTGTTGGGATTCCTGCTTTGGCAGAGAGGTTGACGACTATTCAGGCCAACATTATCGTCAAATGCTTGCCTGAGATCGTGCGCAAGATCAACGAGAAGCTCTCGGCCAACGTGGAGGAGTTGAATAAAATGCCCAAGCATCTGAGCTCCATCGCTGAAGCAATGACTTCGTTCATGAACATTCTCGGCTCCGCGAGGGAATCCTTGAGGAAGATCTTGTTGCAGGGCGAGTTTGATGAGTTTTCATCAAATGATGATATGCACGCTACTGCAAGACTAGCTGAAATGCTCAACAAATACTCAGACGAGCTGCGCTCTGCAAAATCCGGCAACGATTCCGAGGAGAATTTCTTGGTTGATGAAATTAGGGCTTTAGAGGAGAGCCGATCAGTCGGCCTCCCCAATTTCATCCCCAAATCCGCATTCCGCACTCTGCTATCGAGGAAAGTGAAGGAGATTTCTTCGACGCCGTTTGACTGCGCGGAGAAGATATGGAGCTACATACAGACCGTGGTGGTCGCAGTGCTGCTGCAGCACTGCGACAACTACCCGCAGCTCATCTCGTGCACGAGGCGAGCCGCGCAGAATCTCATCTCGAGGAAGAAGCAGCAGTCGGTTGATTGGATAAGCGACCTCGTGGAGATGGAGAAGCTGACGGACTACACGTGCAACCCGGAATACACGGCCTCGTGGAACAAGCTGATGGCGGAGCAGGGCGGTTTCATGGAGAGGATTCGCGGGAATTTTTTTCCTTTGGCGAGCATTAGCAGATACGGAGAAGTGAAGATTGCGCATCTGCGGGGGCTGAACTCGGACGTGGTGCAGGCGGCGTATGATCTGAAGATGAGGATGGCGGCGTATTGGGACGTGGTGACGAGGAGGATGGTGGATAACATGGTGCTGCACTTGCTCTTCAGCGTGCAGAAGCTGGTGAATAGGGAGATGCAGAAGGAGATCATCGATGAGCTGATGGGGCCGCAGGGGAATGGGCTGGAGAGGATGCTGGAGGAGCTGCCGTCGGTGTcggagaagaggaagaagctGCACAGCAGCATCGGCTTGCTCAAGCAGTCCAAGGATATCGTTGCTGGTATCATGGATCGGATTTCTGTCGATTTTGATTGA
- the LOC131015706 gene encoding 3-oxoacyl-[acyl-carrier-protein] reductase 3, chloroplastic-like — protein MFSVSRRCGAPTQTMKALAQQRDKNMKVLQEKMKLNEKQVKRFNPKVEAPVVVITGASRGIGKAVALALGKAGCKILVNYARSSSEAEEVGKEIEASGGQARTFGGDVSKEADVESIIKTAVDAWGTVDVLINNASSRIAEFLLVCVCSFNKVIKTF, from the exons CAAACAATGAAAGCTTTAGCTCAACAAAGAGATAAAAATATGAAGGTCCTTCAAGAGAAAATGAAGCTTAATGAGAAACAAGTAAAACGATTCAATCCT AAGGTAGAAGCTCCTGTTGTTGTTATCACTGGAGCTTCCAGAGGAATCGGCAAAGCTGTTGCTTTGGCTCTCGGGAAAGCTGGCTGCAAG attttagttaattatgcAAGGTCATCAAGTGAGGCAGAAGAAGTTGGCAAAGAG ATAGAGGCGTCTGGTGGACAGGCTCGTACTTTTGGCGGAGATGTTTCCAAAGAAGCAGATGTGGAgtcaataataaaaact GCAGTTGATGCATGGGGAACTGTAGATGTTTTGATCAACAATGCAAGTAGTAGAATAGCAGAATTTCTTCTTGTATGTGTTTGTAGCTTCAATAAAGTTATAAAAACCTTTTAG